In one Streptomyces sp. NBC_01288 genomic region, the following are encoded:
- a CDS encoding type II toxin-antitoxin system VapB family antitoxin, with product MTKTLIDIDEELLAEAAIAFGTKTKKDTVTAALKEGVERKKRALALARLAARADAGDFDLLLDKENYRR from the coding sequence ATGACCAAGACCCTGATCGACATCGACGAGGAACTCCTGGCCGAGGCAGCCATAGCGTTCGGGACCAAGACCAAGAAGGACACGGTCACCGCCGCGCTCAAGGAGGGCGTCGAACGCAAGAAGCGTGCGCTTGCCCTGGCCCGCCTCGCGGCCCGCGCTGACGCGGGGGACTTCGACCTGTTGCTGGACAAGGAGAACTACCGTCGATGA